The proteins below are encoded in one region of bacterium BMS3Abin08:
- the yegE gene encoding putative diguanylate cyclase YegE, producing the protein MEERRRIEEELKRSEERYRSIIETDPECVLILAPDGKLLEMNPAGLAMIEADSFEQVAGRPVYPLIAPQHRDAFRELVERVCSGDTGVLEFEMIGLKGTLRWLEIHAVPLRDGGERITGLLAVTRDITDRKRTEKELSQEKAFTDAVINSLPGIFYVYEEGQRLIKWNRTLETRTGYSPDELLNKHALDWFAEEERERIATEINNVMGKGESTVEANLVLKDGARVPYVLTGTRLRSEGRNYLIGIGIETTKLRQVEEELRKAEQEWSNTFDSISDFVSVHDREFRIVKANKALVDFLGIALEELIGRRCYEVFHGTDRPLLNCPYIESMRLKKTVTAEVEYTKLGIPLLVTSSPLFNGDGDLIGDVHFAKDVSGIKAAEEQIRRKSEELSVLNQITRRSQEFLRIDEFIETALEAVSSFLGPDITMFYLFENGKLHLKGHRPEEEGGVVEEKELGVCLCGIAAMEKEPVYSTDIHRDARCTLGECKRAGVSSFAAISLRRGDELLGLIGLAWKEKWSFDEGEKGFFETLGAGLSLALHNSKLYEEVRQHAGALEIKVEERTEELQKIINLMAGREVRMEELKEVIRQLREQIETAGFTPVADDPLREG; encoded by the coding sequence ATGGAAGAGAGACGAAGGATCGAGGAGGAGTTAAAGAGATCCGAGGAGAGATACAGATCAATTATCGAAACAGACCCTGAGTGTGTACTGATCCTTGCACCGGATGGGAAACTTCTGGAGATGAACCCCGCTGGACTTGCGATGATAGAGGCGGATTCCTTTGAGCAGGTTGCCGGCCGGCCGGTGTATCCCCTGATTGCACCTCAACACAGGGATGCATTCCGTGAACTGGTTGAAAGGGTCTGTTCGGGCGACACAGGGGTGCTTGAATTTGAAATGATCGGGCTGAAGGGAACGCTCAGGTGGCTTGAGATACATGCAGTGCCGCTCAGGGACGGAGGTGAGAGGATTACCGGTTTGCTTGCAGTGACTCGTGACATAACGGACAGGAAGAGGACGGAGAAGGAATTATCTCAAGAAAAGGCATTCACTGATGCGGTGATAAACAGCCTGCCGGGTATTTTCTATGTTTATGAGGAAGGCCAACGTCTGATCAAATGGAACAGGACCCTTGAAACCAGAACGGGGTATTCTCCTGATGAATTATTAAACAAGCACGCCTTAGACTGGTTTGCGGAAGAGGAAAGAGAGAGAATTGCCACGGAGATAAACAACGTTATGGGCAAGGGAGAGTCAACTGTAGAAGCGAATCTGGTCCTGAAAGACGGGGCAAGGGTCCCCTATGTTCTCACGGGGACACGGCTGAGGTCGGAGGGGCGAAACTACCTGATAGGCATCGGTATCGAGACTACCAAACTAAGGCAGGTCGAGGAGGAATTAAGGAAGGCAGAGCAAGAGTGGAGTAACACCTTTGATTCCATCTCGGACTTTGTCTCGGTGCATGACAGGGAATTCAGGATTGTCAAGGCAAACAAGGCGCTGGTGGATTTTCTTGGCATTGCACTCGAGGAGTTGATTGGCCGGCGGTGCTACGAGGTATTTCACGGTACGGACCGGCCGTTGTTGAATTGTCCTTATATTGAGAGTATGAGGCTTAAGAAAACCGTGACTGCAGAGGTGGAGTACACAAAACTCGGCATCCCGCTCCTTGTGACATCGTCGCCTTTGTTTAACGGGGATGGAGACCTGATCGGTGACGTACATTTTGCAAAGGATGTCTCGGGGATAAAAGCCGCAGAGGAGCAGATACGCAGAAAGTCGGAAGAATTATCGGTGCTGAACCAGATAACGCGAAGGTCACAGGAATTCCTCCGGATTGACGAGTTCATAGAGACGGCCCTTGAGGCGGTTTCATCCTTTCTTGGTCCCGACATCACGATGTTCTATCTTTTTGAGAATGGCAAATTGCATCTCAAGGGACACAGGCCGGAGGAAGAGGGCGGTGTTGTCGAGGAAAAGGAACTGGGTGTCTGTCTCTGCGGCATCGCCGCAATGGAGAAGGAGCCTGTTTATTCAACGGATATCCACAGGGATGCCCGGTGTACGTTGGGAGAGTGCAAGAGAGCCGGTGTCAGCTCTTTTGCGGCAATATCACTCAGGAGGGGCGATGAACTCCTCGGTCTTATAGGACTTGCCTGGAAGGAGAAGTGGTCTTTCGATGAAGGAGAAAAGGGGTTTTTTGAGACCCTCGGCGCAGGCCTGTCCCTTGCTCTTCATAACTCCAAGCTCTATGAGGAGGTAAGGCAACATGCCGGGGCTCTTGAGATAAAGGTGGAAGAAAGGACGGAAGAACTCCAGAAAATCATTAACCTCATGGCGGGCAGGGAGGTGAGGATGGAGGAGCTGAAGGAAGTTATAAGGCAGTTGAGGGAGCAGATTGAGACGGCAGGGTTTACACCTGTGGCCGATGATCCGTTGAGGGAGGGATGA
- the purF gene encoding amidophosphoribosyltransferase precursor, which produces MYLNVSLKTGPVDRVLFDIKEECGVFGVYGHPEAANLTYLGLYALQHRGQEGGGICSSDGKHLLLEKSMGLVADIFTDKRLKRLPGYIAIGHNRYSTAGSSSLKNVQPLLAKFSMGSVAIAHNGNLVNAAELRKKLEDEGAIFQSNADSEVIVHLTAHARGDTFKERLVQALLDVSGAYSLIVLREKELIAVRDPFGVRPLSIGMFDGAYVIASETCAFDLIGAEFIRDIAPGEMVVINEHGLTSLQALVSTQKAHCVFELIYFARPDSNIFDGINVNSIRKALGRQLSEEAPVDADLVIPVPDSGMPAAIGYSEASGIPFDLGLIRNHYIGRTFIEPKQSIRHFGVKIKLNPVRDILKGKRVVVVDDSIVRGTTSKKIVKMLREVGGAREVHMRISAPKTVGPCFYGIDTPTRNELIASTHMVEEIRRYITAESLSYLSIEGLRTSVPHPDNYCYACFTNDYPISFPGEHLQQMELFFV; this is translated from the coding sequence ATGTATCTAAATGTATCTCTAAAGACCGGGCCTGTTGATAGGGTCCTCTTTGATATTAAAGAGGAATGCGGGGTATTCGGAGTCTACGGCCATCCCGAGGCTGCCAACCTGACATACCTTGGGCTGTATGCGCTCCAGCACAGGGGACAGGAAGGCGGGGGCATCTGTTCCTCCGACGGAAAACATCTCCTTCTCGAAAAATCCATGGGGCTTGTCGCCGACATCTTTACAGACAAGAGGCTCAAGCGTCTCCCGGGCTACATTGCAATCGGCCATAACAGATACTCCACTGCCGGGAGCAGTTCACTGAAAAACGTCCAGCCACTTCTTGCAAAGTTCTCCATGGGGAGTGTGGCCATTGCCCATAACGGAAACCTCGTGAACGCTGCGGAACTCAGGAAGAAGCTGGAGGACGAGGGTGCAATATTTCAGTCCAACGCAGACAGCGAGGTAATTGTACACCTCACTGCTCATGCCCGCGGGGATACCTTTAAGGAAAGACTTGTCCAGGCCCTCCTTGATGTCTCCGGTGCATACAGCCTCATAGTACTGAGGGAAAAGGAACTGATTGCAGTCAGGGATCCTTTTGGAGTACGGCCTCTCTCAATAGGCATGTTTGACGGGGCCTATGTGATTGCATCCGAGACATGCGCCTTTGATCTCATTGGAGCAGAATTCATCAGGGATATCGCCCCCGGGGAGATGGTGGTCATAAATGAACACGGGTTGACCTCTCTTCAGGCCCTTGTCAGCACACAAAAGGCCCACTGTGTATTTGAGCTTATCTACTTTGCAAGGCCTGACAGCAACATATTTGACGGGATAAATGTAAACAGCATAAGGAAAGCCCTGGGGAGGCAGCTCTCCGAAGAGGCCCCGGTTGATGCCGATCTTGTTATTCCGGTTCCCGACAGCGGCATGCCCGCTGCAATAGGTTATTCCGAGGCCTCCGGCATCCCGTTTGATCTTGGACTTATAAGAAACCACTACATCGGAAGAACCTTTATTGAACCGAAACAGAGCATACGTCACTTTGGTGTGAAGATAAAGTTAAATCCGGTCAGGGATATACTGAAGGGGAAGAGGGTCGTTGTTGTTGACGACTCAATCGTCAGGGGAACAACGAGCAAGAAGATAGTAAAGATGCTCAGGGAGGTCGGGGGTGCAAGGGAGGTCCATATGCGCATAAGTGCCCCGAAGACGGTCGGCCCCTGTTTCTATGGTATTGACACGCCGACCAGGAACGAACTCATTGCCTCCACCCACATGGTTGAGGAGATAAGGAGGTATATCACTGCAGAATCCCTGTCCTATCTCTCAATCGAGGGGCTCAGGACCTCTGTCCCGCATCCAGACAATTACTGCTATGCCTGCTTTACCAACGACTACCCGATAAGCTTCCCGGGGGAACACCTCCAGCAGATGGAACTCTTCTTTGTCTAA